A single genomic interval of Streptococcus oralis subsp. dentisani harbors:
- a CDS encoding helix-turn-helix domain-containing protein — protein sequence MRYDFGNVYKEIRESKGLTQEEVCGDILSRTSLSKIESGKTTPKYENMEFLLQQINMTFEEFDYICHLYHPSERSTIMQTFLKMASISGTSDLSKLLKKCQHYLKTHHDFPIQQLQDMLEIVIYIRENGIEKLSGKVDNIVNRLWDKIEKQDTWYESDLKVLNTILFAFPMEYIHQITEKILERIEVYKHYSPIFQLRMMLLLNLSTLYLYNGDKLLCKQLCYTLLEEAKVSKQYDTLAFSYIRIGICTNDAQLIQNGLSLAKLVEDEHLLTELEREVDIFVNKKESH from the coding sequence ATGCGCTACGATTTTGGAAATGTTTATAAAGAAATCCGTGAGTCAAAAGGATTAACCCAAGAGGAGGTCTGTGGGGATATTCTCTCAAGAACCAGCCTATCAAAAATCGAAAGTGGAAAAACAACTCCTAAATATGAAAATATGGAGTTTCTTCTTCAGCAAATTAATATGACCTTCGAAGAGTTTGACTATATTTGCCATCTCTATCACCCAAGTGAACGATCAACTATCATGCAGACTTTTCTAAAAATGGCTTCTATTAGTGGTACGAGCGACTTAAGTAAATTACTCAAAAAATGCCAACATTATCTAAAAACACACCATGATTTCCCCATCCAGCAGTTACAAGATATGCTCGAAATCGTTATCTACATCCGTGAAAATGGGATAGAAAAATTGTCAGGTAAGGTTGATAACATTGTAAACAGACTATGGGATAAGATTGAGAAACAAGATACTTGGTATGAGAGCGACCTCAAAGTCCTTAATACCATTCTCTTTGCTTTTCCTATGGAGTATATTCATCAGATTACCGAAAAAATTCTCGAACGAATAGAGGTTTATAAACACTATAGTCCTATCTTTCAGCTTCGTATGATGTTGCTTCTGAATCTCTCAACTCTTTATCTTTACAATGGTGATAAGTTGCTTTGCAAACAGCTTTGCTACACTCTCTTAGAGGAAGCAAAAGTAAGCAAACAGTATGACACACTTGCGTTTTCCTATATTCGTATAGGCATTTGTACTAATGATGCTCAGTTGATACAAAATGGACTCTCCTTAGCTAAACTAGTCGAAGATGAACACTTACTAACAGAGCTAGAGCGAGAAGTTGACATCTTTGTAAACAAAAAAGAAAGTCATTAA
- the mnmG gene encoding tRNA uridine-5-carboxymethylaminomethyl(34) synthesis enzyme MnmG: MTYNFTEEYDIIVIGAGHAGVEASLAASRMGCKVLLATINIEMLAFMPCNPSIGGSAKGIVVREVDALGGEMAKNIDKTYIQMKMLNTGKGPAVRALRAQADKELYSKEMRKTVENQENLTLRQTMIDEILVEDGKVVGVRTATHQEYGAKAVIVTTGTALRGEIIIGDLKYSSGPNHSLASINLADNLKELGLEIGRFKTGTPPRVKASSINYDVTEIQPGDEAPNHFSYTSRDEDYVKDQVPCWLTYTNGTSHEIIQNNLHRAPMFTGVVKGVGPRYCPSIEDKIVRFADKERHQLFLEPEGRNTEEVYVQGLSTSLPEDVQRELVHSIKGLENAEMMRTGYAIEYDMVLPHQLRATLETKKISGLFTAGQTNGTSGYEEAAGQGIIAGINAALKIQGKPELILKRSDGYIGVMIDDLVTKGTIEPYRLLTSRAEYRLILRHDNADMRLTEMGREIGLVDDERWARFEIKKNQFDNEMKRLDIIKLKPVKETNAKVEEMGFKPLTDAVTAKEFLRRPEVSYQDVVAFIGPAAEDLDDKIIELIETEIKYEGYISKAMDQVAKMKRMEEKRIPANIDWDDIDSIATEARQKFKLINPETIGQASRISGVNPADISILMVYLEGKNRSISKNQEKKA; the protein is encoded by the coding sequence ATGACTTATAATTTTACTGAAGAATACGATATTATTGTAATCGGTGCGGGGCACGCGGGGGTAGAAGCATCCCTAGCAGCTAGCCGTATGGGCTGTAAGGTCTTGCTTGCGACTATCAACATTGAAATGTTGGCTTTCATGCCTTGCAACCCTTCTATCGGTGGTTCTGCCAAGGGGATTGTCGTGCGTGAAGTCGACGCCCTTGGTGGTGAAATGGCCAAGAATATTGACAAGACCTACATCCAGATGAAGATGCTCAACACTGGGAAAGGTCCAGCTGTCCGTGCTCTTCGTGCGCAGGCTGACAAGGAGCTTTACTCTAAGGAAATGCGCAAGACAGTTGAAAATCAAGAGAATCTCACCCTTCGTCAAACCATGATTGATGAGATTTTGGTCGAAGATGGAAAGGTTGTTGGTGTGCGTACAGCTACCCATCAAGAGTATGGAGCAAAAGCGGTTATTGTAACCACAGGGACTGCACTCCGTGGGGAAATTATCATCGGAGACCTCAAGTACTCGTCTGGCCCTAACCACAGCCTAGCTTCTATTAACCTAGCTGACAACCTCAAGGAGTTGGGCCTCGAAATCGGTCGTTTTAAGACAGGAACGCCTCCACGTGTCAAGGCTTCTTCTATCAATTACGATGTGACAGAGATTCAGCCAGGGGACGAAGCGCCAAATCACTTCTCATATACTTCACGTGATGAGGACTATGTCAAGGATCAAGTGCCATGCTGGTTGACCTATACCAATGGTACCAGTCATGAGATTATCCAAAACAACCTCCACCGTGCGCCTATGTTTACAGGTGTAGTTAAGGGCGTGGGACCTCGTTACTGTCCGTCGATTGAGGACAAGATTGTGCGCTTTGCAGACAAGGAACGCCACCAACTCTTCCTTGAGCCAGAAGGGCGCAATACAGAGGAAGTCTATGTTCAAGGGCTTTCAACCAGTCTGCCTGAGGATGTACAGCGCGAGCTGGTTCATTCCATCAAAGGGTTGGAAAATGCTGAAATGATGCGAACTGGTTATGCTATTGAGTACGACATGGTCTTGCCACACCAGTTGCGTGCAACACTTGAAACCAAGAAAATCTCAGGTCTTTTCACTGCTGGTCAGACAAATGGAACGTCAGGTTATGAAGAGGCAGCTGGTCAAGGGATTATCGCGGGTATCAATGCGGCTCTGAAAATCCAAGGCAAGCCTGAGTTGATTTTGAAGCGCAGTGACGGTTATATCGGAGTGATGATTGATGACTTGGTGACCAAGGGAACCATTGAACCCTACCGTCTCTTGACCAGTCGTGCTGAATACCGTCTCATTCTTCGTCATGACAATGCCGATATGCGTTTGACAGAGATGGGACGCGAGATTGGCCTTGTTGACGATGAACGCTGGGCTCGTTTTGAAATCAAGAAAAATCAATTTGACAATGAGATGAAACGCCTAGATATCATCAAACTCAAGCCGGTTAAAGAAACAAATGCTAAGGTTGAGGAGATGGGCTTCAAGCCGTTGACAGATGCGGTGACAGCCAAGGAATTCCTTCGCCGTCCAGAAGTTTCTTACCAAGATGTGGTGGCCTTCATCGGGCCAGCTGCTGAGGATTTGGATGACAAGATTATCGAATTGATTGAAACAGAAATCAAGTACGAAGGCTATATTTCTAAAGCCATGGATCAGGTTGCCAAGATGAAACGCATGGAAGAAAAACGCATTCCAGCCAATATCGACTGGGATGATATTGATTCTATCGCAACAGAAGCTCGCCAGAAGTTCAAACTTATCAATCCAGAAACTATCGGCCAAGCCAGCCGTATTTCGGGAGTGAATCCAGCAGATATTTCTATTTTGATGGTGTATCTCGAAGGTAAAAATCGTAGTATTTCTAAAAATCAAGAAAAGAAAGCATAG
- a CDS encoding ABC transporter ATP-binding protein: MIKLENVTKTIGKKVILENLSLKINQGDLVAIVGKSGSGKSTLLNLLGLIDGDYSGHYEIFGQQNVPVNSVKSQAIIREHISYLFQNFALIDNETVEYNLMLALKYVKLSKKDKVKRIEEILERVGLPSTLHQKVSELSGGEQQRIAVARAILKPSQLLLADEPTGSLDPENRDLVLNFLLDMNKEGKTVIIVTHDAYVAEQCHRVIEL, from the coding sequence ATGATAAAGTTGGAAAATGTTACGAAAACCATTGGGAAAAAAGTTATTTTGGAGAACTTATCCCTAAAGATTAACCAAGGGGACTTAGTTGCGATAGTTGGAAAGAGTGGTAGTGGCAAGTCAACCTTATTAAATCTATTGGGTTTGATAGATGGCGATTACAGTGGACATTATGAAATATTCGGTCAGCAAAATGTACCTGTCAACTCTGTTAAGTCGCAAGCGATTATCCGCGAACATATCTCCTATCTGTTTCAAAACTTTGCTCTGATTGATAATGAAACGGTAGAGTATAATCTCATGCTCGCTCTAAAGTATGTGAAATTGTCTAAGAAGGACAAAGTCAAAAGGATAGAAGAAATTTTAGAGAGAGTGGGGTTGCCATCAACTCTACATCAAAAGGTTTCAGAGTTATCTGGAGGGGAACAGCAGCGAATCGCAGTTGCTAGAGCTATTTTAAAACCCAGTCAGCTCCTTTTAGCAGATGAACCAACCGGTTCTCTAGATCCTGAAAATCGAGATTTGGTTTTAAACTTTCTCTTAGATATGAACAAGGAAGGTAAAACGGTCATTATCGTTACCCACGATGCCTATGTGGCCGAACAGTGCCATCGAGTTATTGAATTGTGA
- the mnmA gene encoding tRNA 2-thiouridine(34) synthase MnmA, whose translation MSDNSKTRVIVGMSGGVDSSVTALLLKEQGYDVIGIFMKNWDDTDENGVCTATEDYKDVATVADQIGIPYYSVNFEKEYWDRVFEYFLAEYRAGRTPNPDVMCNKEIKFKAFLDYAMTLGADYVATGHYARVARDEDGIVHMLRGVDNGKDQTYFLSQLSQEQLQKTMFPLGHLEKPEVRRLAEEAGLATAKKKDSTGICFIGEKNFKNFLSNYLPAQPGRMMTVDGRDMGEHAGLMYYTIGQRGGLGIGGQHGGDNAPWFVVGKDLSKNILYVGQGFYHDSLMSTSLEASQVHFTRDMPEEFTLECTAKFRYRQPDSKVTVHVKGDKAEVIFAEPQRAITPGQAVVFYDGDECLGGGLIDNAYRDGQVCQYI comes from the coding sequence ATGAGTGATAACTCTAAAACACGTGTTATTGTGGGGATGAGTGGTGGTGTTGATTCGTCGGTGACGGCTCTCTTGCTCAAGGAGCAGGGCTACGATGTGATCGGTATCTTCATGAAAAACTGGGACGACACAGATGAAAACGGCGTCTGTACGGCGACCGAGGATTACAAGGATGTGGCTACGGTGGCAGACCAGATCGGCATTCCTTACTACTCTGTCAATTTTGAAAAAGAGTATTGGGACCGCGTCTTTGAGTATTTCCTAGCGGAATACCGTGCAGGGCGTACGCCAAATCCAGATGTTATGTGCAACAAGGAAATTAAGTTCAAGGCCTTTTTGGACTATGCCATGACCTTGGGGGCAGACTATGTAGCGACTGGGCACTATGCCCGAGTGGCGCGTGATGAGGATGGCATCGTTCACATGCTTCGTGGCGTGGACAATGGCAAGGATCAGACTTATTTCCTCAGTCAACTTTCGCAAGAACAACTCCAAAAAACCATGTTCCCATTGGGGCATTTGGAAAAGCCTGAAGTACGAAGACTAGCAGAAGAAGCAGGTCTTGCGACTGCCAAGAAGAAAGATTCGACAGGGATTTGCTTTATCGGAGAAAAGAACTTTAAAAACTTTCTCAGTAACTACCTGCCAGCTCAGCCTGGTCGCATGATGACTGTGGATGGACGTGATATGGGTGAGCATGCTGGTCTCATGTATTATACAATCGGTCAGCGTGGTGGACTCGGTATCGGTGGGCAACACGGCGGTGACAATGCCCCTTGGTTCGTTGTTGGAAAAGACCTAAGCAAGAATATCCTCTATGTCGGTCAAGGCTTCTACCATGATTCGCTCATGTCAACCAGCCTTGAGGCTAGTCAAGTTCATTTTACTCGTGACATGCCAGAGGAATTTACGCTAGAATGCACAGCAAAATTCCGCTACCGTCAGCCTGATTCTAAGGTGACAGTACATGTCAAAGGAGATAAGGCAGAGGTCATCTTTGCAGAGCCACAGCGCGCTATCACACCAGGACAGGCAGTTGTCTTTTACGACGGTGATGAGTGTCTAGGTGGTGGATTGATTGACAATGCTTATCGAGATGGGCAAGTTTGTCAGTACATTTAG
- the argH gene encoding argininosuccinate lyase: MSKNTKLWGGRFEGTVEEWVEQFGASISFDHQLAKFDLMGSLAHVQMLGQTGILSLEEAEQIQDGLKALLRDLEAGELHFDIANEDIHMNMEVLLTEKIGSLAGKLHTARSRNDQVATDMHLYLKEQLGHVLDKLASLNRVLLDLAEKHVETIMPGYTHLQHAQPISFAHHLMAYYNMFQKDSERFAFNLKHTDLSPLGAAALAGTTFPINRQLSSDLLGFQQPYTNSLDAVSDRDFILEFLSNASILMMHMSRFCEEIINWCSFEYQYISLSDSFSTGSSIMPQKKNPDMAELIRGKTGRVYGHLLGLLTVMKSLPLAYNKDLQEDKEGMFDTVETILNSLDVLAGMLSSMQVNKAKMQQSTENDFSNATELADYLAEKGLPFREAHEIVGKLVLDSIKHGKNIQDWDLKELQAYHPLIEEDIYIYLRPETAVQRRNSLGGTGFEQVKYQIEQAKKELKGEN; this comes from the coding sequence ATGTCGAAAAATACAAAATTATGGGGTGGTCGATTTGAAGGCACTGTGGAAGAGTGGGTAGAGCAGTTCGGTGCGAGTATTTCCTTTGACCACCAGCTGGCAAAATTTGATTTGATGGGTTCCCTAGCTCATGTTCAAATGCTAGGACAGACTGGCATTTTGAGCTTGGAAGAGGCAGAGCAGATCCAAGATGGTCTGAAAGCTTTGTTGCGAGATTTAGAGGCAGGGGAGCTTCATTTTGATATTGCAAATGAAGATATTCATATGAATATGGAAGTGTTGCTGACAGAGAAAATCGGTTCTCTGGCTGGGAAACTACATACGGCTCGTTCTCGGAATGACCAAGTCGCAACGGATATGCACTTATATCTAAAGGAGCAGCTTGGCCATGTCTTGGATAAGTTGGCGAGTCTAAACCGTGTTTTGCTGGATTTGGCTGAAAAACATGTGGAAACCATCATGCCAGGCTATACTCATTTACAGCACGCCCAACCGATTAGTTTTGCCCACCATCTCATGGCTTATTACAATATGTTCCAAAAGGACAGCGAGCGCTTTGCATTTAACTTGAAACATACGGACCTATCTCCCCTAGGTGCAGCTGCTTTGGCGGGGACAACTTTTCCAATCAATCGTCAATTATCGAGTGATTTACTGGGTTTCCAACAACCCTATACCAATTCCTTGGACGCAGTGAGTGACCGTGATTTTATCTTGGAATTTCTGTCAAATGCCAGCATTTTGATGATGCATATGAGTCGTTTTTGTGAGGAAATCATCAATTGGTGCAGTTTTGAGTATCAGTACATTAGCTTGTCTGATAGCTTTTCAACGGGTTCGTCTATCATGCCCCAGAAGAAAAATCCTGATATGGCTGAGTTGATTCGAGGGAAGACAGGACGGGTTTACGGGCACTTACTCGGACTATTGACCGTCATGAAATCTTTGCCCCTGGCTTACAATAAGGATTTGCAAGAGGACAAGGAAGGCATGTTTGATACAGTAGAAACAATTTTAAATTCTCTGGATGTGTTGGCAGGTATGCTATCGAGCATGCAGGTTAATAAGGCCAAAATGCAGCAATCCACAGAGAATGATTTTTCGAATGCGACCGAACTGGCAGATTATTTGGCTGAAAAAGGCCTCCCCTTTAGAGAAGCGCATGAAATAGTAGGGAAATTGGTTCTAGACTCTATCAAGCATGGTAAAAACATCCAAGATTGGGATTTGAAGGAGTTGCAAGCCTACCATCCCTTGATTGAAGAGGATATTTATATCTACTTGCGTCCAGAAACCGCTGTTCAGAGACGGAATTCCTTAGGAGGAACTGGCTTTGAGCAAGTGAAATACCAGATAGAACAAGCGAAGAAAGAACTTAAAGGGGAAAATTGA
- a CDS encoding bacteriocin-associated integral membrane family protein: MKKISNFCMLLLLLCTTFLVFNVNHTREVVRIQEMGKTTGSLDVYLKDVNEPAESVLRFFEDVSKEYKVSIIKTDSGDEVVKSGVFDKDTFPYQEFGISSLDFTTDGEGVYSNKEISNKLGTIPTFLKAKPIQLMTFQTYIKDTSRSLNGRYTISSTQEMDRDQILQKWSDFFKTDQTTLLEPTYKSAVEVLNRDLLLSAIIFVLAILLLVLVTVYQPMMEMKRVGVQKLLGFQDRAVLADVVKGNLYLLLGGALVINLGVFFLLDYKPKDLFPMLWLSHFLLLQLYLFISWLTYLLIQKMTISSLLKGFSSFKFGLLFNYLMKIGTTILLTVLLVGVGKSLEQENNELNYQKQWISQGNYLILETFQLNDNLWQEQLAGSGQAVDYFYRFYQDLVEKTQAGYVRSSSLPVKNFVKSEQIQQYQLPDTVDVYYANSNFLKSKGFKLPDTGTKKVILMPASTKGEEDKNQLLGKLIAYLSMKYEEQQKQTIEEMDVEIAYYEGDWSFFPYNEKRKENLYNPIISLVNDSDMMWDEKASLSTTGLNNPIKIENTAQHQKEVTALVEKLSDGNYLKFSSIQAIQQEKVDSYRDAVRNFNLLFALFGLLSMMISYFLLVTTFLLKRTDIITKKFMGWKLIDRYRSLLGLLLAVYSLPFMVLLFFAHALFPLLLFAGFTCLDILFVLFLGSKMEKRNVAQLLKGDHL, from the coding sequence ATGAAAAAAATCAGTAATTTCTGTATGTTACTCCTGCTTCTGTGTACTACTTTTTTGGTTTTTAATGTAAACCACACACGAGAAGTGGTTCGGATTCAGGAAATGGGAAAGACAACGGGTTCTTTGGATGTATATTTGAAAGATGTTAATGAACCAGCAGAATCTGTTCTTCGATTTTTTGAGGATGTATCAAAGGAGTACAAAGTCTCCATCATCAAAACAGACAGCGGTGATGAGGTGGTCAAGTCTGGTGTTTTTGATAAAGATACCTTCCCCTACCAAGAGTTTGGGATTTCTTCTCTTGATTTTACCACAGATGGTGAGGGAGTTTACAGTAATAAAGAAATTTCCAATAAACTTGGTACGATTCCGACCTTTCTAAAAGCCAAGCCTATTCAGCTTATGACTTTTCAAACCTATATCAAGGATACATCTCGTAGTTTAAATGGCCGCTACACGATTAGTTCGACTCAAGAGATGGATAGAGATCAGATTTTACAGAAGTGGAGTGATTTTTTCAAGACCGACCAGACTACCTTGCTAGAGCCAACCTATAAAAGTGCAGTGGAAGTCTTAAATCGAGATTTGCTCTTATCTGCTATTATTTTTGTCTTGGCTATTTTGCTTCTTGTCTTAGTAACAGTGTATCAGCCAATGATGGAGATGAAAAGAGTTGGGGTACAAAAATTACTTGGTTTTCAAGATCGGGCTGTTTTAGCTGATGTTGTTAAAGGCAACCTCTACCTCCTCCTAGGTGGGGCGCTTGTGATCAATCTAGGGGTGTTTTTCTTGCTTGATTATAAGCCGAAAGATTTGTTCCCTATGCTGTGGTTGTCTCATTTTTTGCTTTTGCAGCTTTATCTCTTTATCAGTTGGTTGACTTATCTCTTAATTCAAAAAATGACAATCAGCTCTCTGCTGAAAGGTTTTTCATCTTTTAAATTTGGTCTACTCTTTAATTATTTGATGAAAATTGGAACCACCATTTTACTGACAGTCTTGCTAGTTGGGGTGGGGAAAAGTTTGGAGCAAGAAAACAATGAGTTGAATTACCAGAAACAGTGGATCAGTCAAGGAAATTATCTGATCTTAGAAACTTTCCAACTCAATGATAACCTGTGGCAAGAGCAGTTGGCAGGCTCGGGGCAAGCAGTGGATTATTTCTATCGATTTTATCAAGACTTGGTAGAAAAAACGCAGGCAGGCTATGTACGAAGTAGCAGTCTTCCTGTAAAAAATTTTGTCAAATCAGAACAGATTCAGCAATATCAGTTACCAGATACGGTGGATGTTTACTATGCTAATAGCAATTTTCTAAAGAGCAAGGGATTCAAGCTACCAGATACCGGCACTAAAAAAGTTATTTTGATGCCAGCAAGTACGAAAGGTGAAGAAGATAAAAATCAGCTCTTGGGGAAATTAATTGCCTATCTTTCGATGAAGTATGAAGAGCAGCAAAAGCAAACGATAGAGGAAATGGACGTCGAAATTGCTTACTATGAAGGTGATTGGTCATTCTTCCCCTATAACGAGAAGCGAAAGGAAAATCTCTACAATCCAATCATTAGTTTGGTCAATGATTCTGATATGATGTGGGATGAAAAAGCCTCCCTGTCAACAACAGGTTTAAATAATCCCATTAAAATCGAAAATACAGCTCAACACCAAAAAGAGGTGACAGCGTTAGTTGAGAAATTATCAGATGGGAATTATTTAAAATTTTCATCTATTCAAGCCATTCAACAAGAGAAGGTAGATTCTTATCGAGATGCAGTTCGGAATTTTAACCTACTTTTTGCTTTGTTTGGTCTTCTTAGTATGATGATCTCCTACTTCTTATTAGTAACAACTTTCTTATTGAAGCGAACAGATATCATCACCAAGAAATTTATGGGGTGGAAATTGATAGATCGGTATCGTTCCTTGCTGGGTCTCCTATTAGCCGTTTATAGCCTTCCTTTTATGGTTTTGTTATTCTTTGCCCATGCTCTTTTTCCGCTCCTACTTTTTGCAGGATTTACATGCCTAGATATTCTGTTTGTACTTTTCTTGGGTTCTAAGATGGAAAAACGAAATGTAGCGCAGTTATTGAAAGGGGATCACCTATGA
- a CDS encoding NUDIX hydrolase — protein MTQQDFRTKVENTVFGVRATALILQNGRILVTKDKGKYYTIGGAIQVNESTEDAVVREVKEELGVKAQAGQLAFVVENRFEQNGVSYHNIEFHYLVDLLEDAPLTMQEDEKTLPCEWIELDKLQNIQLVPDFLKTTLPDWDGQLRHIHLEE, from the coding sequence ATGACTCAACAAGACTTTCGGACAAAAGTGGAAAATACTGTTTTTGGTGTTCGGGCGACAGCCTTGATTCTCCAAAATGGCAGGATCCTAGTCACCAAAGATAAGGGCAAGTATTACACTATTGGCGGTGCGATTCAAGTCAATGAAAGTACGGAAGATGCGGTAGTCCGTGAAGTGAAGGAAGAACTGGGTGTCAAAGCTCAAGCTGGGCAGCTAGCTTTTGTAGTTGAAAATCGCTTTGAACAGAACGGTGTTTCCTATCACAATATCGAGTTTCATTATTTGGTGGACTTACTTGAGGATGCCCCATTGACCATGCAGGAAGATGAGAAAACACTGCCCTGTGAGTGGATTGAGTTGGATAAGCTCCAGAATATCCAGCTAGTTCCAGACTTTTTAAAAACAACTCTACCAGATTGGGACGGCCAACTAAGACACATTCATCTTGAGGAATAG
- a CDS encoding argininosuccinate synthase, whose product MSKEKVILAYSGGLDTSVAITWLKKDYDVIAVCMDVGEGKDLEFIHAKALKVGAVESYVIDVKEEFANDYVLVALQAHAYYEQKYPLVSALSRPLISKKLVEIAHQTGATTIAHGCTGKGNDQVRFEVSIAALDPNLKVVAPVREWKWSREEEIQYAKENGVPVPADLDNPYSVDQNLWGRANECGVLENPWNQAPEEAFGITSSPEEAPDSPEFIDIEFSCGVPISLNGEKMKVADLIQKLNEIAGKHGVGRIDHVENRLVGIKSREIYECPGAVTLLAAHKEIEDLTLVREVAHFKPIIENELSNLIYNALWFSPATQALIAYIKETQKVVNGTAKVKLYKGNAQVVARKSPNSLYDENLATYTSADTFDQDAAVGFIKLWGFPTKVYSEVQKNVE is encoded by the coding sequence ATGAGTAAGGAAAAAGTTATTTTAGCCTATTCAGGTGGATTGGATACATCAGTTGCTATTACATGGTTAAAAAAAGACTATGATGTGATCGCTGTTTGTATGGATGTGGGCGAAGGAAAAGATTTGGAGTTCATCCATGCTAAGGCTCTCAAGGTTGGGGCTGTAGAGTCTTATGTCATTGATGTTAAGGAAGAATTTGCTAATGACTATGTTTTAGTGGCCCTTCAGGCACATGCCTACTATGAACAAAAGTACCCCTTGGTATCTGCTCTGAGTCGCCCTCTTATTTCAAAAAAACTCGTTGAAATAGCTCATCAGACGGGGGCAACCACAATTGCCCATGGTTGCACAGGTAAGGGAAACGACCAAGTTCGGTTTGAAGTCTCTATTGCAGCTTTGGATCCTAATTTAAAGGTAGTAGCGCCTGTTCGTGAGTGGAAATGGTCTCGTGAAGAAGAAATCCAATATGCAAAAGAAAATGGCGTCCCAGTTCCAGCTGACCTTGACAATCCTTACTCTGTCGATCAAAATCTTTGGGGACGTGCAAATGAATGTGGTGTTTTGGAAAATCCTTGGAACCAAGCGCCAGAAGAAGCATTTGGAATTACATCTTCTCCAGAAGAGGCACCAGACAGTCCAGAATTTATTGACATTGAGTTTAGTTGCGGAGTGCCTATCTCCCTCAATGGTGAGAAGATGAAAGTGGCGGATTTGATTCAAAAGCTAAATGAAATTGCGGGGAAACACGGTGTCGGTCGTATTGACCATGTGGAAAATCGCCTAGTCGGTATTAAGTCAAGAGAGATTTATGAGTGCCCAGGTGCTGTGACTTTATTGGCAGCTCATAAGGAGATTGAAGACTTGACTCTTGTAAGAGAAGTGGCTCATTTCAAACCCATTATCGAAAATGAGTTGTCCAATCTCATCTATAATGCCTTGTGGTTTAGCCCAGCAACTCAGGCTTTGATTGCCTATATCAAGGAGACACAGAAAGTTGTCAATGGAACTGCAAAAGTTAAACTCTATAAGGGGAACGCCCAGGTAGTGGCTCGGAAATCACCAAATTCTCTTTACGATGAAAATTTGGCGACTTATACTAGTGCGGATACCTTTGACCAAGATGCGGCTGTGGGATTTATCAAGCTTTGGGGGTTTCCGACTAAGGTTTATTCAGAAGTTCAGAAAAATGTTGAGTAG
- a CDS encoding ABC transporter substrate-binding protein: MNKVKKVLMAMFSLLMFPLLFACSNSQSQGVEAIKAKGKLVVALNPEFAPFEYQKLVDGKNQIVGSDVELAKAIAKELGVEVEFSPMSFDNVLASLDSGKADLAISGISKTEERSQVYDFSIPYYTSKNKVIVRKSELTNYQSVKDLAQKKVGAQKGSIQETLVKETLQNSSLVSLPKNGNLITDLKSGQLDALIFEEPVAKGFVENNPDLAIAEFDVDNDKEDSYAVAMKKDSKKLKEAVDKTIQKLKDSGELDKLIDDAFKASIEK; the protein is encoded by the coding sequence ATGAATAAAGTAAAGAAGGTGCTGATGGCGATGTTTAGTTTGCTTATGTTTCCCTTATTGTTTGCTTGTAGTAACAGTCAGTCCCAAGGTGTTGAAGCCATTAAGGCTAAAGGAAAATTGGTGGTGGCTCTGAATCCAGAGTTTGCTCCATTTGAATACCAGAAATTGGTTGATGGGAAAAATCAGATTGTAGGTTCAGATGTTGAGCTAGCCAAAGCCATCGCAAAGGAACTAGGTGTGGAAGTGGAGTTCTCTCCAATGAGTTTTGACAATGTACTGGCTAGTCTTGATTCAGGTAAAGCCGATCTTGCCATATCAGGCATTTCTAAAACGGAGGAGAGAAGTCAAGTTTACGATTTTTCAATTCCCTACTACACTTCGAAAAATAAGGTGATCGTAAGAAAATCTGAATTAACGAATTACCAATCAGTGAAGGATTTGGCCCAGAAAAAGGTTGGAGCGCAGAAAGGTTCGATACAGGAGACTTTGGTCAAAGAAACCTTGCAGAATTCTTCTCTCGTTTCACTTCCTAAAAATGGAAATTTGATAACAGATTTGAAATCAGGGCAACTGGATGCTCTTATCTTTGAGGAACCAGTGGCGAAAGGATTTGTAGAGAATAATCCAGACCTAGCCATCGCTGAGTTTGATGTTGATAATGACAAGGAAGATTCCTACGCTGTTGCGATGAAAAAAGACAGTAAAAAATTAAAAGAGGCGGTTGACAAAACTATCCAGAAGTTGAAGGATTCTGGGGAATTGGACAAATTGATTGACGATGCTTTTAAAGCCTCTATCGAAAAATAG